Proteins found in one Fusarium oxysporum Fo47 chromosome V, complete sequence genomic segment:
- a CDS encoding major facilitator superfamily domain-containing protein, whose amino-acid sequence MKPAGKRQEIDDEKIDIEREEDGQRPGTAASSSIKSEHDVQDTIEPVVLGEPLGHIDTRRSTKRAQSRASSARSRALSVVPRSKRRGLFAKLTLVPEIAYPPDYKNSTKWFLTGIIALATAAAPLGSTIVYPALPVLVKEFNTSETVTNLSVALYMISMAIFPLWWSSFSEEFGRRSIYLISFALFLIFSVLSAISKNITMLIVFRMCAGGASASAHSTGAGSIADLFEVFERGKAMSLFYLGPLLGPLIAPIVGGALTQEIGWQATMWFLAIYGLVVLLMILFFLPETLQRKPEATLPTAETQGLSRMRTMDSAKVKTKNFAKSARHFLIDPLGVLLYLRFPPVLITVLLAAIAFGSLYVVNIAIQQKFSRDPYNFGQLSIGLMYIPSGLGYICGSLFGGRWIDKIMAREARKAGRYDEDGKLIYLPEDRMRENAWVMTTIYPLALLMFGWVLRYGLHPVVPCLALFFFGISSMLVFSVATTMLTELIRKRSSSGVAINNFVRNTLSCIGAIVAAPWINAINVGWVFTILCICCLIISYVSIILLRKNATKWRKTMDEALAQ is encoded by the exons ATGAAACCTGCAGGGAAAAGGcaagagattgatgatgaaaagatCGATATTGAGCGAGAAGAGGACGGCCAACGTCCGGGAACTGCTGCATCAAGTTCCATTAAATCAGAACATGATGTTCAAGATACCATTGAGCCAGTCGTGCTCGGTGAGCCCCTGGGACATATAGATACTCGACGATCTACCAAGCGTGCCCAGTCCAGAGCGTCGTCTGCACGATCGAGAGCTCTTTCTGTTGTTCCGAGGTCGAAAAGGCGTGGTCTTTTTGCAAAACTGACATTGGTGCCTGAGATTGCGTATCCTCCTGATTACAAGAACTCGACGAAATGGTTTCTCACCGGCATCATAGCATTGGCCACAGCTGCTGCACCTTTAGGCTCGACTATTGTCTATC CTGCACTTCCCGTGTTGGTGAAAGAGTTCAACACTTCTGAGACTGTCACCAACCTGTCAGTCGCCCTGTATATGATatccatggccatcttccCCCTATGGTGGTCCTCGTTCTCTGAAGAGTTTGGCCGTCGCTCTATATATCTCATCTCTTTCGCACTCTTCCTCATATTCTCCGTCCTCTCTGCCATTAGCAAGAATATCACCATGCTTATCGTCTTCCGCATGTGCGCCGGTGGCGCTTCCGCAAGTGCTCACTCGACAGGTGCAGGCTCAATCGCTGATCTGTTTGAGGTGTTTGAGCGTGGCAAAGCTATGAGTCTATTCTATCTTGGTCCATTGTTAGGGCCTCTGATAGCCCCTATCGTTGGTGGTGCGTTGACTCAGGAGATTGGATGGCAAGCGACTATGTGGTTTCTCGCTATATACGGTCTCGTTGTCCTCTTGAtgattctcttcttcctccctgaGACGTTGCAACGTAAGCCTGAGGCTACGTTGCCTACTGCAGAGACTCAGGGACTCAGTCGAATGCGCACTATGGACTCggccaaggtcaagaccaAAAACTTCGCCAAATCTGCTCGACATTTCCTCATTGATCCTTTAGGAGTTCTCCTCTACCTACGGTTTCCGCCCGTTCTCATCACCGTGCTTCTTGCTGCCATTGCTTTTGGTTCTCTCTACGTTGTCAATATTGCTATCCAGCAGAAGTTTTCCCGTGACCCATACAACTTCGGCCAGCTTTCCATTGGTCTCATGTACATCCCCTCCGGTTTGGGCTACATCTGTGGATCGCTGTTTGGTGGGCGCTGGATCGACAAAATCATGGCGAGAGAAGCCCGTAAAGCTGGTCGTTACGATGAGGACGGGAAGCTGATATATCTTCCGGAAGACCGAATGAGGGAGAATGCCTGGGTAATGACGACCATTTATCCTCTGGCACTACTCATGTTTGGCTGGGTGCTTCGTTACGGTTTGCACCCTGTAGTACCATGTCTCGCCCTATTCTTCTTTGGAATCTCATCCATGCTTGTCTTT TCAGTGGCTACCACCATGCTCACAGAGCTAATCCGTAAGCGCAGTTCCTCAGGCGTTGCCATCAATAACTTTGTTCGCAACACGCTTAGTTGTATCGGCGCCATTGTTGCTGCTCCATGGATTAACGCCATTAACGTTGGATGGGTTTTTACAATTCTCTGTATATGCTGTCTCATTATTAGTTACGTTAGCATCATCCTGCTGAGGAAGAACGCCACGAAGTGGAGGAAAACTATGGATGAAGCACTGGCCCAGTGA
- a CDS encoding tryptophan synthase beta subunit-like PLP-dependent enzyme — MADLSTTPPLTRESVIEAHKLISPYVHFTPVLTNQTITKLASTPRTAEELEGTRYAGRTPARPVLRLWFKCENLQRIGAFKARGAFHAIERLKKEPGWLEGGGKEKGVVTHSSGNHAQALALAARESGIKAHIVMPEISNPKKIAGTKGYGARVIFSGSTSTEREAMAAKVIAETGARLVPPYDHPDILLGQGTIGLEFQQQVSELMTADAVVDGQRRLFRAPVTGRDNEAPRTKKEKPGLDAIMTPCGGGGMLSGVALSCEGTGIRVFGSEPSFEGADDAKRGFESGTRITTVKTLTVADGLRTPVGEHPWSVIYGRRLVSGMYSVTEEEILAAMKLVFERFKLVVEPSACVPLAVALFDEEFRSMVEREAGEGGWDLGLVFSGGNIGLDAVGKLFEDSK, encoded by the exons ATGGCTGATCTATCAACAACTCCCCCATTGACTCGTGAGTCAGTCATCGAAGCtcacaagctcatcagcccATATGTCCACTTTACGCCCGTTCTGACCAACCAGACTATCACGAAACTAGCTTCAACCCCTCGCACAGCGGAAGAGCTCGAAGGGACTCGTTATGCTGGTAGAACGCCGGCCCGGCCGGTGCTAAGACTCTGGTTCAAATGCGAGAATTTGCAACGCATTGGCGCTTTTAAAGCGAGAGGTGCTTTTCATGCCATCGAGAGGCTGAAGAAAGAGCCAGGATGGTTAGAGGGAGGGGGCAAGGAGAAAGGAGTCGTGACACACAGTTCCG GAAATCATGCTCAAGCACTAGCCCTTGCGGCTCGAGAGAGTGGCATCAAAGCCCACATTGTCATGCCTGAGATTTCCAACCCCAAGAAGATCGCTGGAACAAAAGGCTACGGTGCTCGCGTTATATTTAGCGGAAGCACATCCACTGAACGTGAAGCAATGGCCGCAAAAGTCATCGCTGAGACAGGAGCTCGACTTGTGCCGCCCTATGACCACCCGGATATTCTCCTTGGACAAGGCACCATCGGCCTAGAATTCCAACAGCAAGTTTCCGAATTGATGACTGCTGATGCCGTCGTTGACGGGCAGAGGAGACTTTTCCGGGCACCGGTTACAGGACGAGACAACGAGGCGCCGAggaccaagaaggagaaacCTGGCTTGGACGCTATCATGACCCCTTGCGGTGGCGGTGGTATGCTCTCAGGTGTTGCTCTGAGCTGTGAAGGCACTGGGATTCGAGTGTTTGGCTCGGAGCCATCGTTTGAGGGTGCTGATGATGCAAAGCGTGGATTCGAGTCGGGCACACGAATCACAACAGTCAAGACTCTTACAGTTGCCGATGGACTACGCACTCCCGTGGGTGAGCATCCTTGGTCAGTCATATACGGCCGCCGCTTAGTATCGGGCATGTACAGCGTCACTGAGGAAGAGATCCTGGCGGCTATGAAGCTGGTGTTTGAGCGGTTCAAGCTGGTTGTCGAGCCCAGTGCTTGCGTCCCGCTGGCGGTGGCGCTGTTTGATGAGGAATTCAGATCAATGGTAGAGCGAGAAGCTGGCGAAGGGGGCTGGGACCTCGGACTGGTGTTCAGCGGTGGTAATATTGGTCTTGATGCTGTTGGCAAGCTCTTCGAAGATAGCAAGTAA
- a CDS encoding 6-phosphogluconate dehydrogenase, whose protein sequence is MASRNFTKALRGPARQLASAPRVQQRTFVAAARSAARVGAVARPVAAGPVQQQVRGVKTIDFAGHKEDVYERADWPQEKLLEYFKNDTLALIGYGSQGHGQGLNLRDNGLNVIVGVRKNGKSWKDAEQDGWVAGKNLFDVDEAISRGTIVMNLLSDAAQSETWPAIKPQLVEGKTLYFSHGFSPVFKDLTKVEVPSNIDVILCAPKGSGRTVRSLFREGRGINSSFAVYQDVTGKAEEKAIALGVAIGSGYLYKTTFEKEVYSDLYGERGCLMGGIHGMFLAQYEVLRERGHSPSEAFNETVEEATQSLYPLIGANGMDWMYEACSTTARRGAIDWSPRFKDALKPVFNSLYDAVKDGSETKRSLEYNSQPDYREKYEAEMKEIRDLEIWRAGKAVRSLRPENQK, encoded by the exons ATGGCTTCTCGCAACTTCACAAAGGCCCTCCGTGGCCCTGCCCGCCAACTGGCTTCTGCTCCCCGTGTTCAGCAGCGAACTTtcgttgctgctgctcgcTCCGCTGCTCGTGTTGGTGCTGTTGCCCGACCTGTTGCCGCTGGCCCCGTCCAGCAGCAGGTTCGTGGTGTCAAGACCATTGACTTTGCTGGCCACAAGGAGGACGTCTATG AGCGTGCCGACTGGCCCCaagagaagcttcttgagtaCTTCAAGAACGACACCCTGGCCCTCATTGGCTACGGCTCTCAGGGCCACGGCCAGGGTCTTAACCTCCGTGACAACGGCCTCAACGTCATCGTTGGTGTCCGAAAGAACGGAAAGTCCTGGAAGGATGCTGAGCAGGATGGCTGGGTTGCCGGCAAGAACCTGTTCGACGTTGACGAGGCCATCTCTCGTGGTACCATCGTCATGAACCTTCTCTCCGATGCTGCCCAGTCTGAGACTTGGCCCGCCATCAAGCCCCAGCTCGTTGAGGGCAAG ACCCTTTACTTCTCCCACGGTTTCTCCCCCGTCTTCAAGGACCTCACCAAGGTTGAGGTTCCCTCCAACATCGACGTCATCCTCTGCGCTCCCAAGGGCTCTGGCCGAACCGTCCGATCTCTCTTCCGTGAGGGCCGTGGTATCAACTCCTCTTTCGCCGTCTACCAGGATGTCACTGGCAAGGCCGAGGAGAAGGCTATCGCCCTTGGTGTCGCCATCGGCTCTGGCTACCTCTACAAGACCACCTTCGAGAAGGAGGTCTACTCCGATCTCTACGGTGAGCGTGGCTGCCTCATGGGTGGTATCCACGGTATGTTCCTCGCTCAGTACGAGGTCCTCCGCGAGCGCGGCCACAGCCCCAGCGAGGCCTTCAACGAGACTGTTGAGGAGGCTACCCAGTCTCTCTACCCTCTTATCGGCGCCAACGGCATGGACTGGATGTACGAGGCTTGCTCCACCACTGCCCGTCGTGGTGCCATCGACTGGAGCCCCCGCTTCAAGGACGCCCTGAAGCCAGTCTTCAACTCCCTCTACGACGCCGTCAAGGATGGTTCCGAGACCAAGCGATCTCTCGAGTACAACAGCCAGCCTGACTACCGTGAGAAGTACGAGgcagagatgaaggagatcCGTGATCTCGAGATCTGGCGCGCCGGCAAGGCCGTCCGATCTCTCCGACCCGAGAACCAGAAGTAA
- a CDS encoding ubiquitin-conjugating enzyme/RWD-like protein translates to MLKIWSMKKEQKEAENAEGQATGGKKKKVTAAQLRVQKDLSELSLGSTMKTEFPDPDDILNFVLMIDPDEGMYRGSRFTFDFTINQNFPHEPPKVRCREKIYHPNIDLEGKVCLNILREDWKPVLNLNAVIVGLQFLFLEPNASDPLNKEAAEDLRNNREGFKRNVRTAMGGGVVKGRTYDRVLK, encoded by the exons ATGTTGAAGATATGGTCGATG AAAAAGGAGCAGAAGGAGGCAGAGAACGCAGAGGGCCAGGCGACGGgtggcaagaagaagaaggtgaCTGCAGCTCAGCTGCGCGTGCAAAAAG ATCTTTCAGAACTTTCCCTCGgatcgacgatgaagacaGAGTTCCCCGACCCCGATGACATCCTTAACTTCGTACTCATGATCGACCCTGATGAGGGTATGTACCGAGGCAGCCGCTTTACCTTCGATTTCACCATAAACCAGAACTTTCCCCACGAGCCTCCCAAAGTCCGATGCCGAGAAAAGATCTACCATCCCAATATCGATCTTGAGGGCAAGGTCTGCCTGAACATTCTACGAGAGGATTGGAAGCCAGTGCTGAACTTGAATGCTGTGATTGTTGGCCTGCAG TTCCTGTTCCTCGAACCCAACGCATCGGACCCGCTCAACAAGGAGGCAGCTGAGGATCTACGAAACAACCGAGAGGGATTCAAGCGCAACGTGAGGACTGCTATGGGTGGCGGAGTAGTCAAGGGCAGGACATACGACAGGGTCCTGAAATAG
- a CDS encoding chitin synthase 3a, translating into MAYNGRDQEYGGHALQDLPAGGSQYHLPPQENDEEQGRGLLNSGYDQDRLGARTPPDRPVSAYSLTESYAPGASSTMPGQGPTGYGDGGSFGQFGNLDAAAPFPRPDSAFDPEDSWVERQQQPQMGGGLGRSKTRKIKLVQGSVLSIDYPVPSAIKNAVQPQYRDAESGTEEFHKMRYTAATCDPNDFTLKNGYDLRPRMYNRHTELLIAITYYNEDKVLLARTLHHTMQNIRDIVNLKKSTFWNKGGPAWQKIVVCLVFDGIDKADKNTLDVLATVGVYQDGVIKKDVDGKETVAHIFEYTSQLSVTPNQQLIRPTNEGSQNLPPVQMIFCLKQKNTKKINSHRWLFNAFGRILNPEVCILLDAGTKPSPRSLLALWEGFYNDKDLGGACGEIHAMLGKGGKKLFNPLVAVQNFEYKISNILDKPLESSFGYVSVLPGAFSAYRFRAIMGRPLEQYFHGDHTLSKMLGKKGIDGMNIFKKNMFLAEDRILCFELVAKAGQKWHLSYIKAAKGETDVPEGAAEFISQRRRWLNGSFAATLYSLMHFGRMYKSGHNIIRMFFLHIQLIYTTLNTLFAWFSLGSYWLTTSVIMDLVGTPNATSGVHAWPFGDTGTPVVNALLQYLYLAFVMLQFILALGNRPKGSKFTYIASFMVFSLIQGYILVLSAYLVVRAFDTPIGDQISFASTDAFLDSFFGGSSAGGVILVALITIYGLNFVASFMYLDPWHMFHSFPYYLLLMSTYINILMVYAFNNWHDVSWGTKGSDKAEALPSAHVTKGEKNEVVVEEVEKEQEDIDSQFEQTVRRALAPFKEEEEVEKADVEDGYKSFRTGLVVSWLFGNILLIVCITSDKFDNLGWGEPATDRKAHYFQFLLYATAVLSLVRFAGFLWFLGRTGIMCCFSRR; encoded by the exons ATGGCGTACAATGGCCGTGATCAGGAGTATGGAGGACATGCTTTGCAGGACCTTCCTGCTGGCGGAAGC CAGTACCATCTCCCCCCTCAAGAGAACGACGAGGAGCAGGGCCGCGGCCTCTTGAACTCGGGTTACGACCAAGATCGACTTGGCGCCCGCACTCCCCCCGACCGCCCCGTCTCTGCTTACAGTCTCACTGAGTCCTATGCCCCTGGAGCCTCGTCAACCATGCCTGGCCAGGGACCTACTGGATATGGTGATGGAGGCAGCTTTGGTCAGTTTGGTAACCTTGACGCCGCTGCCCCTTTCCCTCGCCCCGACTCTGCCTTCGATCCCGAAGACAGCTGGGTTGagcgacagcagcagcctcagaTGGGCGGTGGTCTTGGCCGCTCGAAAACCCGAAAGATCAAGCTGGTTCAGGGTTCAGTTCTGAGCATTGATTACCCTGTGCCAAGTGCGATCAAGAATGCTGTCCAGCCTCAGTATCGCGACGCTGAGAGTGGTACCGAAGAGTTCCATAAGATGCGATATACCGCTGCCACCTGTGATCCCAACGACTTCACACTCAAGAACGGTTACGATTTGCGACCTCGCATGTACAACCGACACACTGAGTTGCTGATCGCCATTACATACTATAACGAAGACAAGGTTCTTCTCGCACGAACACTGCATCACACCATGCAGAACATCCGCGACATCGTCAACCTGAAGAAGTCGACCTTCTGGAACAAGGGCGGCCCAGCTTGGCAGAAGATCGTTGTATGCTTGGTTTTCGATGGTATCGACAAGGCTGACAAGAACACCCTGGATGTCCTTGCCACTGTCGGCGTGTACCAGGACGGTGTTATCAAGAAGGATGTCGACGGCAAGGAGACTGTTGCTCACATCTTCGAATACACCAGCCAGCTTTCCGTCACGCCCAACCAGCAGCTTATTCGACCCACAAACGAAGGCTCACAGAACTTGCCACCAGTTCAGATGATCTTCTGTTTGAAGCAGaagaacaccaagaagaTTAACTCGCATCGATGGTTGTTCAACGCCTTCGGCCGTATCTTGAATCCTGAGGTGTGTATCCTGCTCGATGCGGGTACCAAGCCCAGTCCCCGATCTCTCCTTGCTCTTTGGGAGGGATTTTACAACGATAAGGACCTGGGAGGTGCTTGTGGTGAAATTCACGCTATGTTGGGTAAAGGCGGTAAGAAACTGTTCAACCCCCTCGTTGCCGTCCAGAACTTCGAGTACAAGATTTCGAACATTCTGGACAAGCCTCTCGAGTCTTCTTTTGGTTATGTGTCTGTCTTGCCTGGTGCTTTCTCGGCCTACCGATTTCGAGCCATCATGGGCCGTCCGCTGGAACAGTATTTCCATGGTGATCATACCTTGTCTAAGATGCTTGGTAAGAAGGGTATCGATGGTATGAACAttttcaagaagaacatgttCTTGGCCGAGGATCGTATTCTTTGTTTTGAGCTGGTCGCCAAGGCTGGCCAGAAGTGGCACTTGTCCTAtatcaaggctgccaagggTGAAACAGATGTGCCCGAAGGTGCAGCTGAATTCATTAGTCAACGTCGACGATGGCTCAACGGTTCATTCGCTGCCACACTATACTCACTGATGCATTTCGGACGAATGTACAAGTCGGGTCATAACATCATCCGCATGTTTTTCCTCCACATTCAACTCATCTACACCACTCTCAACACTCTCTTCGCATGGTTCTCTCTTGGTTCTTATTGGCTTACAACATCCGTTATCATGGATCTTGTGGGTACTCCCAACGCTACGTCCGGTGTTCACGCCTGGCCATTCGGCGACACGGGTACACCTGTCGTCAATGCCCTGCTTCAGTACCTCTACTTAGCCTTCGTCATGCTCCAGTTCATTCTGGCTCTTGGTAACAGGCCCAAGGGCTCCAAGTTCACATACATCGCTTCCTTCATGGTCTTCAGTCTCATTCAGGGTTACATCCTGGTTCTCTCAGCCTACCTGGTTGTTCGTGCTTTTGACACGCCCATTGGAGACCAGATCTCGTTCGCCTCGACCGACGCTTTCCTTGACAGTTTCTTTGGTGGTTCAAGCGCTGGAGGTGTTATTTTAGTCGCTCTTATCACCATCTATGGACTCAATTTTGTTGCCTCGTTCATGTACCTCGATCCCTGGCACATGTTCCACTCCTTCCCCTACTATCTACTTCTCATGTCGACTTACATCAACATTCTCATGGTTTATGCCTTCAACAACTGGCACGATGTCTCTTGGGGTACCAAGGGCTCAGACAAGGCTGAGGCACTTCCCTCTGCCCACGTCACCAAGGGTGAGAAGAACGAGGTTGTTGTCgaggaagttgagaaggagcaggaggataTCGACAGTCAATTCGAGCAGACTGTCCGCCGAGCTCTTGCTCCCttcaaggaggaggaagaggttgaaaaggccgatgttgaggatggttACAAGTCTTTCCGAACAGGACTCGTCGTCAGCTGGTTGTTCGGAAACATTCTCCTTATTGTCTGCATTACCAGCGACAAGTTTGATAACCTCGGATGGGGT GAACCTGCCACAGATCGCAAGGCGCATTACTTCCAGTTCCTTCTGTACGCTACTGCCGTGCTCTCGCTCGTTCGTTTTGCCGGTTTCTTGTGGTTCCTGGGCAGGACTGGTATCATGTGCTGTTTTTCGAGACGATAA